The following proteins are co-located in the Vidua macroura isolate BioBank_ID:100142 chromosome 1, ASM2450914v1, whole genome shotgun sequence genome:
- the IMPA1 gene encoding inositol monophosphatase 1, which produces MADPWQECMDYAVGLARKAGEIIRGALKEEISVMTKSSPVDLVTETDQKVENFIISLIKEKYPSHSFIGEESVAAGEGSILTDNPTWIIDPIDGTTNFVHRFPFVAVSIGFVVNKKIEFGIVYSCIEDKMYTARKGKGAFCNGQKLQVSGQEDITKSLLVTELGSNRDPEAIKIILSNMERLLSIPIHGIRAVGTAAVNMCLVATGGADAYYEMGIHCWDMAGAGIIITEAGGVLLDVTGGPFDLMSRRIIAASSRAIGERIAKALQVIPLRRDDATN; this is translated from the exons ATAATCCGTGGAGCACTCAAAGAAGAAATATCTGTTATGACTAAAAGTTCACCTGTAGATCTAGTGACAGAAACTGATCAAAAAGTAGAAAACTTCATTATTTCTTTGATAAAAGAAAAGTATCCTTCTCACAG CTTTATTGGTGAAGAATCTGTTGCAGCTGGAGAGGGCAGCATTCTGACAGATAACCCCACATGGATTATAGACCCTATTGATGGAACTACCAACTTTGTACACAG gtTTCCATTTGTGGCAGTTTCAATTGGCTTTGTTGTAAACAAAAAG ATAGAGTTTGGAATTGTGTATAGTTGTATAGAAGACAAGATGTATACtgccagaaaaggaaaaggtgcaTTTTGCAATGGTCAGAAACTTCAAGTATCGGGCCAAGAAG acaTTACAAAATCCCTTTTAGTAACAGAATTGGGGTCAAATCGTGATCCAGAggctataaaaataattctttctaaTATGGAAAGACTTCTCAGTATTCCTATTCATGG GATTAGAGCTGTTGGTACAGCAGCTGTGAACATGTGCCTTGTGGCAACAGGTGGAGCTGATGCTTATTATGAAATGGGGATTCACTGCTGGGATATGGCAGGCGCTGGAATCATTATTACTGAAGCTGGTGGAGTACTGCTGGATGTAACAG GTGGACCATTTGATTTGATGTCTCGAAGAATAATTGCAGCAAGTAGTCGAGCTATCGGAGAGAGAATAGCCAAAGCACTTCAAGTAATTCCTCTGAGAAGAGATGATGCAACCAACTGA